TGAAGGCGGCCTTGGATGAACTAGACCTCACTGGGAAGCATTTTCCAAAACCGGACGTTCTGCTGTCTCTGTTCAGTCTGGCCGACAGCCGGCAGGAGCCATTGGAAAGCCACGCCATTGCCCGTTTTGGCGACCACTCCATCGACGTGGGGGACATCGTGCGCGTCCGCGAGCTCTACCAATCCAAAAAGCGCGCGGCCAATGCGATGGATTTCGACGACCTCCTGGTGAACGGCCTCCGGCTTTTTCGCGAACACCCCGATATCCTCAACCGGTATCAGGAGCGATTTGTTTACATTCTGGTCGACGAATACCAGGACACTAATGCGATCCAGTCCGCGTGGGTTGACCTGCTGGCAGAAAAACGACGAAATCTTTTGGTGGTCGGCGACGATTTTCAATCCATCTATTCCTGGCGCGGAGCAGATTTCCGGAACATCCTCTCATTCCCCAAGCGGTATCCAGAAACCTCGATATTCAAGCTACAAACCAACTATCGCAGCGTGCCCGGCATACTCGGCGTTGCGAACGCCTGTATCGCCGGGAATCCGGACCAGTTCCAGAAAACGCTTCGGGCGGTGCGTCCGCCGTCGATTCGCCTCCCCGTTCTCGTGCGACTCCGCGATGGTGATCAGCAGGCGCTGTATGTCGTCGACCGGATTCGACGTCTGCGGGCGGCCGGCCGTTCGCTTCGTGACATTGCCGTTCTTTACCGGGCCCATTATCACGCGCTCGAGCTGCAACTGTTGCTGACGCGAGAGCGGATCCCGTTCGTGATCACGTCTGGCGTTCGGTTTTTCGAGCAGGCGCACATCAAGGATGTCTGCGCGCCGCTACGCTTGGCCGCAAACCCATCGGATGAGCTTGCCTTCCAGCGGCTTTTGCAATTGTTTCCCAAAACGGGCCAGAAAACCGCTCGAAAGATTTGGGACGCGCTCGGTCGGCGCTTCCATCCTCTTGATGCGAGGGCGCGCGCGACTGTGGGCGAAATGCTGCCTGCGGCGGCCCGCGAAGCGTGGAGTCGCCTGGAGGATACACTGGCCGCGGCGTCGGGTGAGCCGGCGCCGTTTCTTGAGAAATTCGTCGATGCCTTCTACGACCAGTATGCGATTGAAACCTTTGACAATTATGCTCGGCGACGGGAGGACCTCGACGAGCTGATTGTGTTTACCGCGCAGTTTGCCGACATCTCCGAATTCATTCAGGAGATGGCGCTCCTGACCAATCTGGACGCTGAACCCGATGATCCGCATGCTGGACGCGCGGATGCCGTGTGCCTCAGCACGATTCACCAAGCCAAAGGTCTCGAATGGTCGACCGTCTTTGTGCTCTGGCTCTCGGAGGGCATGTTTCCCTCGCACCGATCGATGGGCGACGCCGAGAGCTACGCGGAGGAGCGGCGTCTGTTCTATGTGGCCGTCACGCGGGCGAAAGATGACCTGTTTCTCTGTGTCCCTGCCGTTCATCGGAGCCGGGACGGGGGCGAAAACTACTATCTCCCCTCGCGCTTCGTCACCGAGATTCCCCCTCACCTCGTGATCCGCGAAAATTACTACGACTGAAGGCTCTGATGCGCTTCGGCGCAAAGGGCGGCCGAATCGCGCTCCAGGTCTATCCGCCCAGGATTCGCTGGTCAGTCGCGGGAGCCTCCGCTACAACATGTGCGCCGTTCGTTCTGCGGAGAGAGACCTGCTGTGCTGGCAAAAGTCAATTCAGGCGCTGTCTACGGGGTGGAAGCCTTTCCGGTGGAAATCGAGGTTAACGCCGGCTTAGGTGAATGCAAAGTGGTGATTGTCGGACTTCCCGACACGGCAGTGAAAGAAAGCGTTGATCGCGTTTGGACGGCGCTCATCAATTCGGGATTTGCGCCCCCGATCGGCCGGACGACCATCAATCTGGCGCCGGCGGATATCCGCAAAGAAGGGCCGTGCTTCGACCTGCCCATCGCATTGGGCATGCTCGCCGCCACGGATGCGATTCCAATCGACGGTCTTGATCGCTGGGTCGCGGTGGGTGAGCTCGCCCTCAGCGGGGAGGTCCGGCGTGTCCGCGGAGTGTTGCCGATTGCCATGATGGCGCGCAAACAGGGTTGTGCGGGGTTGCTAGTTCCCCCAGACAATGCGGAAGAGGCGGCCGTGGTCGAAGGACTCGCCGTTTACCCTGTGCGATCCTTGCGCGAGGCTGCCGATTTCGTTTCCGGCAAAATTTCCTGCCAGCCGGTCCGAGTCGATGCGACGCGGGAATTCGAATCGCTCAGCGCCTATGAAGAAGATTACGCCGATGTCAAAGGACAGGAATTCGCCAAACGAGCGGTTGAGGTCGCGATTGCTGGAGGACACAATCTGCT
This window of the Kiritimatiellia bacterium genome carries:
- a CDS encoding UvrD-helicase domain-containing protein — protein: MAIEYEKDLNPEQLAAVMAPDGPVLVIAAAGTGKTRTLTYRVARLVERGVEPSRILLLTFTNKAAREMLERARHLAGDEVGGLWGGTFHHMANRILRRHAEEIGYRSDYSILDQDDARTLLKAALDELDLTGKHFPKPDVLLSLFSLADSRQEPLESHAIARFGDHSIDVGDIVRVRELYQSKKRAANAMDFDDLLVNGLRLFREHPDILNRYQERFVYILVDEYQDTNAIQSAWVDLLAEKRRNLLVVGDDFQSIYSWRGADFRNILSFPKRYPETSIFKLQTNYRSVPGILGVANACIAGNPDQFQKTLRAVRPPSIRLPVLVRLRDGDQQALYVVDRIRRLRAAGRSLRDIAVLYRAHYHALELQLLLTRERIPFVITSGVRFFEQAHIKDVCAPLRLAANPSDELAFQRLLQLFPKTGQKTARKIWDALGRRFHPLDARARATVGEMLPAAAREAWSRLEDTLAAASGEPAPFLEKFVDAFYDQYAIETFDNYARRREDLDELIVFTAQFADISEFIQEMALLTNLDAEPDDPHAGRADAVCLSTIHQAKGLEWSTVFVLWLSEGMFPSHRSMGDAESYAEERRLFYVAVTRAKDDLFLCVPAVHRSRDGGENYYLPSRFVTEIPPHLVIRENYYD